The Thermoplasmata archaeon genome includes a region encoding these proteins:
- a CDS encoding phenylacetate--CoA ligase: MFFNKKYETMKRAELDRLKLKRLKAVVRQCYKVPFYRNAMKASGVRPDDIKKLKDIKKLPFTTKDNLRESAPFGMLAVKLDECVELHASSGTTGVPVTVCYTRNDLEVWSEVMARCLVMAGMTKKDIFQNPIPYGTFTGAFGFHYGAQKVGALVIPSGMGQSERQIQLMKYYGTTFISGVVSYAAHLGQVALSMGINPATELKVRRGIFGSEMFTPGLKKKLAELWNMDVYDIYGLTEMCGPGVSTDCHIHDGLHLWEDHFFVECVDPKTGEEVEKEEYGELVLTTLTKEGMPILRFRTHDLAFLYDVKKCECGRTHIKHSQIKGRTDDMIIISGTNVFPGQIEHVLMQNEKVGLNYRIVIGKKGDMDKLSVEVESKEKLSEEVKQELEKKLQNELKLVLLLTPEVKILEPGTIPKDTIKAKRVIDNR; the protein is encoded by the coding sequence ATGTTTTTCAACAAAAAATACGAAACAATGAAGAGGGCAGAACTGGATAGATTGAAACTGAAAAGGTTGAAGGCAGTTGTTCGGCAGTGCTACAAGGTACCTTTCTATAGGAATGCAATGAAGGCATCAGGTGTGAGGCCAGATGACATAAAGAAACTCAAGGACATAAAAAAATTGCCTTTTACTACAAAGGACAACCTGCGAGAATCTGCACCTTTCGGGATGCTTGCCGTGAAACTGGATGAGTGTGTAGAACTCCATGCCTCATCAGGCACAACAGGTGTGCCAGTAACTGTGTGCTACACTCGAAACGACTTGGAAGTATGGAGCGAGGTGATGGCCAGATGCCTTGTGATGGCGGGCATGACAAAAAAAGATATTTTCCAGAATCCAATTCCCTACGGAACTTTCACTGGAGCTTTTGGATTCCACTATGGGGCACAGAAAGTGGGCGCCCTGGTAATTCCAAGTGGAATGGGACAAAGTGAACGGCAGATTCAATTGATGAAATACTATGGTACAACCTTCATCTCTGGTGTGGTCTCCTATGCTGCCCATCTTGGCCAGGTGGCACTCAGCATGGGAATTAACCCAGCAACCGAGCTGAAGGTAAGGCGAGGAATTTTTGGTTCGGAGATGTTTACACCTGGCTTGAAGAAGAAACTTGCGGAGTTGTGGAATATGGATGTTTATGACATTTATGGACTCACTGAAATGTGTGGACCTGGCGTTTCAACTGACTGTCATATCCATGATGGCTTGCATCTTTGGGAAGACCATTTCTTTGTAGAATGTGTTGACCCGAAAACAGGTGAGGAAGTGGAAAAGGAGGAGTATGGAGAATTGGTGCTTACCACTCTCACAAAAGAAGGTATGCCCATCCTTCGTTTCAGAACACATGACCTGGCTTTCCTTTACGATGTGAAAAAATGCGAGTGCGGTAGAACCCACATAAAGCATAGTCAGATAAAGGGAAGAACTGACGACATGATAATCATTAGCGGGACAAATGTGTTCCCAGGACAGATAGAGCATGTGCTGATGCAAAATGAAAAGGTAGGGCTAAATTACCGGATTGTGATTGGAAAGAAGGGAGATATGGACAAACTCAGCGTAGAGGTGGAGAGCAAGGAAAAGCTAAGCGAAGAGGTGAAGCAGGAACTTGAAAAGAAATTGCAGAATGAACTCAAACTTGTGCTCCTTTTAACACCTGAAGTGAAGATTCTGGAGCCAGGAACGATTCCAAAGGACACAATCAAGGCGAAACGGGTGATTGATAACAGGTGA
- a CDS encoding phenylacetate--CoA ligase gives MFERSLQLMSADKIRKLQERKMKKIVNYAYRRVPVIKQKFKAAGITPDSIKRIEDVAKIPFTTKEDFAQNYPFGLMAVNPEKIVRIHASSGTTGKPKVVYYTRKDLETWTRLMARLYDCAGITPKDIVQNMYGYGLFTGGLGFHYGAERIGAMVVPAATGNTKRQIMLMKDFGTTVIACTPSYALYLCEAVRAEGLDPRKDLRIRVGLFGAEPWSEEARKKIQDTFGMLAIDCYGMSELYGPGVACECPEQNGLHVWGDEFYIETINPETGEVLEEGKEGELVVTMLNREAMPILRYRTRDLARIVWEECECGRQHPRIMRIKGRSDDMLIIGGVNVFPSQIEHVLMQIPELAEFYQILVTHDKLDRLNVQVELKPEIATKKDYDLGKLKARVESDLLSVLSIHANVELMQPGTLPRVEGKAKHVIDLRKKE, from the coding sequence GGAAAGAAAGATGAAAAAGATTGTGAACTACGCCTATAGAAGAGTGCCTGTGATAAAGCAGAAATTCAAGGCAGCAGGTATAACACCTGACAGCATAAAAAGAATTGAGGATGTGGCAAAGATTCCGTTTACAACAAAGGAGGATTTTGCACAAAATTACCCATTCGGACTGATGGCTGTGAACCCTGAGAAAATTGTAAGAATCCATGCATCTTCCGGCACCACTGGAAAACCAAAGGTTGTTTATTACACAAGAAAAGACCTCGAAACCTGGACAAGATTAATGGCACGGCTCTACGACTGTGCTGGTATTACACCAAAAGACATTGTCCAGAACATGTATGGTTATGGGCTTTTTACTGGAGGACTTGGGTTCCATTATGGGGCTGAAAGAATAGGTGCGATGGTTGTGCCTGCGGCAACTGGAAACACCAAACGCCAGATTATGCTGATGAAGGACTTTGGAACTACCGTAATTGCTTGTACTCCTTCTTACGCACTCTACCTCTGTGAGGCAGTCAGGGCAGAAGGACTTGACCCGAGAAAGGACTTGCGAATCCGTGTTGGACTTTTCGGTGCCGAACCATGGAGTGAAGAAGCCAGAAAGAAAATCCAGGATACATTTGGAATGCTTGCAATTGATTGTTATGGCATGTCAGAACTTTATGGGCCAGGCGTTGCCTGTGAATGCCCCGAGCAAAATGGACTGCATGTCTGGGGAGATGAATTTTACATTGAGACGATAAATCCTGAGACTGGAGAGGTTCTTGAGGAAGGGAAGGAAGGCGAGCTTGTGGTGACAATGCTCAACAGGGAGGCGATGCCAATTCTGAGGTATCGGACAAGAGACCTTGCAAGAATTGTTTGGGAAGAATGTGAGTGTGGAAGACAACATCCTAGGATAATGAGAATCAAAGGCAGGAGCGATGACATGCTCATCATCGGTGGCGTGAATGTATTCCCGAGCCAGATAGAACATGTGCTCATGCAGATACCCGAACTTGCGGAATTCTACCAAATTCTTGTAACCCATGACAAACTAGACCGTCTCAATGTCCAGGTTGAGCTAAAGCCAGAGATTGCAACAAAGAAGGACTACGACCTTGGAAAACTGAAGGCGAGAGTTGAAAGTGATTTGCTCAGTGTTTTGAGCATTCATGCAAATGTAGAATTGATGCAACCAGGCACACTGCCAAGAGTTGAGGGTAAGGCAAAACATGTGATTGACCTCAGAAAAAAGGAGTGA